The DNA region GACATCGAGCTCATAATCCGAGGCATAGTATTCCAGATCGAAGAAGTCCTCTATTTGCATGCCGTTGATCCGCAGCAGAGTGTCTCCCGCCTTCAAGCCATAAACGGCTGAAAGGCTGCTTTTGAGTACGTTTTGGATGATCAGAGGCATTGGGGGTGCTTCATCAGGCTTTGGAGACCGGGATACAGACGTGGAAACAGGAGCCTTTTTCAGGTTCGCTTACCACTGTGATCCTGCCGCCCATGAATTTAACGATGCGCTGGCTGAGTCCCAAGCCCATGCCAAGACCGCCATAGTGGCGGGTGATACTATTGTCCGCCTGTTCAAATAGATTGAAGATGCCGTGCACGCTTTCCTCAGCGATACCGATACCCGTGTCGGATATGCTGACGAGCAATTTGACGCATTGATCGGTATCTTCGAAGACGCTGCAATTCATGCTTATGAAGCCGGATTCAGTGAATTTGACGGCGTTTTCGAGGATGCTGTTCAGCACGCGCCGGAACATGCGCCGGTCGAGCAGTATCTGTGGAAGGTCTTGAGGAAGAATGAGTTCCCCCTTCAGCTTTTTGGTCTTTATGCGGGGTAAATGCTCATCCCAGACCTGGCTGAGCAGTTTCACCGGGTCGCAGGGCAGGGAATTGATCTCGACCTTGCCGAGCTCCAAATTAGAGAGCTCCAACAAGTCGTTGATGAAGCACAAAAGCTTGGCTCCGCAATCGAGAATGACCTCCACGTGGTCTTTCTGGGTGTCGTTCAGCCCACTTTGTTTGAGCATTTGGGCAAAACCCATAATGGCGTTCATCGGGGTGCGGATCTCGTGGCTGATGTTTGCCAGAAAAGCGCTCTTTGCCTGATTGGCGCGCAGGTTGGATTCCTTGGTTTCTTTGAGCAGTTTGAGAACATGTTCGAAGGCTTCGCCATATTCTTCGTGGGCAAAGAGTGTGGTTTCCGGCTCGGGGCGGCAAAAGTCTTTATCTTTATCCATGATGTCCCTGTCAGGCGTTGCGGATGCGGTCAAAGCGGTATTTGAAGCGCTTGATTCCTTCAAAGATAGTGCGCGCCAGGCGTTCTTGATATTGGTCGTTGGCGAGTAGTTTTTCTTCGTCGGGATTGCTGATAAAGCCCAGTTCGATCAGGACTGCGGGCATGAAAGCGCCTTTGAGGACGTAGAAAT from Candidatus Cloacimonadaceae bacterium includes:
- a CDS encoding ATP-binding protein is translated as MDKDKDFCRPEPETTLFAHEEYGEAFEHVLKLLKETKESNLRANQAKSAFLANISHEIRTPMNAIMGFAQMLKQSGLNDTQKDHVEVILDCGAKLLCFINDLLELSNLELGKVEINSLPCDPVKLLSQVWDEHLPRIKTKKLKGELILPQDLPQILLDRRMFRRVLNSILENAVKFTESGFISMNCSVFEDTDQCVKLLVSISDTGIGIAEESVHGIFNLFEQADNSITRHYGGLGMGLGLSQRIVKFMGGRITVVSEPEKGSCFHVCIPVSKA